The sequence ATGGAGTTATTGGAAGAAAAAAGTTCCAAAATTCACAAAAAACGAATTTACTAAAATATTTTATAATTAATTTTGAAATAATTTTTTATTGTTTAAATTCTGTCAAACCACATTTGCCACAAGTGTTTCTATCTTTATGTTGGGCCATGAAAGTTCCTTTACCGCATCTAGAACATATTTTTCTTGTTCTTGATGCTTTGTCTCCTTCTACTTTGTAATATGATGCAATGCTAGGACTGGAACCTTTCTTACCTTTTTTCTCTACAGGCATTATTCAGTTTTCTCCTCTTTTTTAGCTTCTTC comes from Nitrosopumilus oxyclinae and encodes:
- a CDS encoding 30S ribosomal protein S27ae, coding for MPVEKKGKKGSSPSIASYYKVEGDKASRTRKICSRCGKGTFMAQHKDRNTCGKCGLTEFKQ